Proteins from a genomic interval of Sphingobacterium lactis:
- a CDS encoding glycerol-3-phosphate dehydrogenase/oxidase: MLIEINRKDQLEQLTLSQVWDMVIIGGGATGLGTAVDAASRGFKVLLVEKYDFAKGTSSKSTKLVHGGVRYLANGDIKLVIGALRERGLIFKNAPHVSSAQSFVIPLYSTFDKLKYLVGLKLYDWLAGSLRIGKSVLLSKKEVVEKLPHIKQNGLKGGILYYDGQFDDARLAVNLGQTAVEHGATVLNYMEASDFHKNADGKINGVTVRDTETGQTYTIQAKTVINATGIFVDDILKLDTPNHKNLVRPSQGSHIVIDQKFLDGHDALMIPETSDGRVLFGVPWHGKVLLGTTDIPINEHEIEPRPMEDEINFILTTADNYLNPAPKREDILSIYAGLRPLAAPKDNEESTKEISRDHKLIHSASGLITITGGKWTTYRKMAEETVNMAISVGKLKEVPCRTKHLAIHGSTPDVYHEHWNLYGKDYQAIQQLIQENESLREHLVEGYEYNAAEVVWACRYEMIRKVEDFLARRCRLLLLDAKAAKQAAPKVASLMAQELGKSSEWAQNEVNQFNELADRYLL; this comes from the coding sequence ATGTTAATTGAAATAAATAGGAAAGACCAATTGGAACAATTGACCCTCTCCCAGGTTTGGGATATGGTCATCATTGGTGGTGGCGCGACAGGCTTGGGAACGGCAGTGGATGCTGCCAGCCGCGGGTTTAAGGTCTTATTGGTTGAAAAATATGATTTTGCTAAAGGCACCAGTAGCAAAAGTACCAAATTGGTGCACGGTGGAGTCCGCTATCTCGCCAATGGCGATATTAAATTGGTGATCGGTGCGCTACGCGAAAGAGGGTTAATCTTTAAAAATGCACCTCACGTCTCCTCTGCACAATCTTTCGTTATTCCCCTCTACTCTACTTTTGACAAGTTAAAATACCTCGTTGGACTCAAACTTTATGATTGGTTGGCCGGAAGCCTTAGGATAGGCAAATCAGTCCTATTATCCAAGAAAGAGGTCGTAGAAAAGTTGCCCCATATTAAACAAAATGGACTGAAGGGTGGGATTTTGTATTATGATGGACAGTTTGATGATGCGCGCCTTGCCGTGAACCTGGGTCAGACAGCAGTAGAGCATGGAGCCACTGTGCTGAACTATATGGAAGCAAGCGATTTCCATAAAAATGCAGACGGAAAAATCAATGGTGTTACCGTAAGGGACACAGAAACTGGACAGACCTATACCATTCAAGCTAAAACGGTTATCAATGCCACAGGAATCTTTGTGGATGATATCTTAAAATTGGATACGCCAAATCACAAGAACCTGGTTCGACCAAGTCAAGGCTCCCACATCGTTATCGATCAGAAGTTCCTCGATGGCCATGATGCCTTAATGATTCCAGAAACAAGTGATGGACGAGTATTGTTTGGCGTGCCATGGCATGGGAAAGTGCTGTTAGGTACAACCGATATTCCAATTAACGAACATGAAATAGAGCCAAGGCCCATGGAGGATGAAATCAACTTTATCCTTACTACAGCAGATAATTACCTGAATCCGGCACCAAAAAGGGAAGATATCCTAAGTATCTATGCAGGATTACGGCCTTTAGCTGCTCCCAAGGACAATGAGGAAAGCACAAAAGAGATTTCACGCGACCATAAACTCATCCACAGTGCATCGGGATTGATTACGATCACCGGTGGGAAATGGACAACCTACCGTAAGATGGCCGAAGAAACGGTTAATATGGCCATTTCTGTAGGAAAACTGAAGGAAGTCCCTTGTCGAACCAAACACTTGGCTATCCATGGTTCAACGCCTGATGTCTACCATGAACATTGGAACTTATACGGCAAGGATTATCAAGCGATCCAACAGCTTATCCAGGAGAATGAGAGCCTTCGTGAGCATTTGGTGGAAGGCTATGAATACAATGCTGCCGAGGTAGTTTGGGCATGTCGCTATGAGATGATCCGCAAGGTAGAAGATTTTCTGGCAAGACGCTGTCGGCTGCTCCTCTTGGATGCGAAAGCTGCAAAACAAGCTGCACCAAAAGTTGCATCATTGATGGCTCAGGAATTGGGCAAATCATCAGAATGGGCACAAAACGAAGTTAATCAATTCAATGAATTAGCAGATCGTTATCTGTTGTAA
- the glpK gene encoding glycerol kinase GlpK, whose protein sequence is MKEYIVALDQGTTSSRAILFNKAGEIVNIAQKEFQQIYPKSGWVEHDPREIWSTQLAVFTEALAKHKTKLDAIKGIGITNQRETTVIWNRRTGEPIYNAIVWQDRRTADYCAQLIKEGHLETVQEKTGLLIDSYFSATKIKWILDNVKGARKMAERNELAFGTIDSWLIWNLTNGEQHVTDVTNASRTMLYNIKDLGWDKDLLELFDIPASILPEVKSSSEIYGETSKELGSKSIPIAGIAGDQQAALFGQMCLKKGMAKNTYGTGCFLLMNVGTKPVKSENKLVTTIAWKIGKEVIYALEGSIFIGGAVVQWLRDELKIIKKSSDIEKLATSVENTDGVYLVPAFAGLGAPHWDPNARGTIFGISRGTTDAHIARAALESIAYQTHDILKAMEADSQTKIKELRVDGGATENKFLLQFQADILKSTVVKPEITETTAMGAAFLAGLAVGFWENTAELEAIWKEDKRIDADKSNKLTKNLAEWNRAINAVKYWSQNP, encoded by the coding sequence ATGAAGGAATATATTGTTGCTTTAGATCAAGGTACAACAAGCTCACGCGCCATCCTTTTCAATAAGGCTGGCGAAATTGTCAATATCGCACAGAAAGAATTTCAACAGATCTACCCAAAATCGGGGTGGGTTGAACATGACCCTCGGGAGATCTGGTCAACGCAGCTTGCCGTCTTTACGGAAGCATTGGCGAAACATAAAACCAAATTGGATGCTATCAAAGGTATCGGTATTACCAACCAACGGGAGACTACTGTCATCTGGAATCGCCGGACGGGCGAACCCATCTACAATGCCATTGTTTGGCAGGACCGTCGGACAGCGGATTACTGTGCCCAGTTGATAAAAGAGGGACACCTGGAAACCGTGCAGGAGAAAACCGGTTTATTGATCGATTCTTACTTCTCCGCTACCAAGATCAAGTGGATCCTGGATAATGTCAAAGGCGCCCGCAAAATGGCGGAGCGCAACGAATTGGCCTTTGGCACCATAGATTCGTGGTTGATATGGAACCTCACCAATGGTGAGCAGCACGTGACTGACGTGACGAACGCTTCCCGCACCATGCTATATAACATTAAGGACCTCGGTTGGGATAAAGACTTGTTGGAGCTTTTTGATATTCCAGCATCCATCCTTCCGGAAGTTAAGAGCTCTTCGGAGATCTATGGCGAGACCTCCAAGGAATTGGGGTCGAAGTCCATACCTATTGCCGGTATTGCAGGCGACCAGCAGGCCGCACTATTTGGACAAATGTGCCTGAAAAAAGGTATGGCGAAAAATACCTACGGAACAGGTTGTTTCCTGTTGATGAATGTTGGCACGAAGCCTGTCAAATCAGAGAATAAACTGGTAACGACGATTGCCTGGAAGATCGGCAAGGAAGTCATCTATGCCCTGGAGGGCAGTATTTTCATCGGAGGAGCTGTTGTGCAATGGTTGCGCGATGAATTAAAGATCATCAAGAAATCCAGCGATATTGAGAAACTTGCAACCAGTGTAGAGAATACTGACGGAGTTTACCTGGTCCCTGCATTTGCGGGTCTTGGGGCGCCGCATTGGGATCCAAATGCACGCGGTACCATTTTCGGGATATCCAGGGGGACAACAGACGCCCATATTGCCCGTGCAGCCTTGGAAAGTATCGCCTATCAGACCCACGACATCCTGAAAGCGATGGAAGCAGATTCACAGACGAAGATCAAGGAACTGCGTGTGGACGGCGGGGCTACGGAAAATAAATTCCTCCTGCAATTTCAGGCAGATATCCTGAAGTCTACCGTTGTCAAGCCGGAAATCACAGAAACCACCGCCATGGGCGCTGCTTTCTTAGCAGGTTTGGCTGTCGGTTTTTGGGAGAATACCGCAGAATTGGAAGCCATTTGGAAAGAAGATAAACGCATTGATGCAGATAAATCCAATAAATTGACCAAGAATCTGGCAGAATGGAACCGTGCCATCAATGCCGTAAAATATTGGTCACAAAACCCTTAA